From a single Solanum dulcamara chromosome 4, daSolDulc1.2, whole genome shotgun sequence genomic region:
- the LOC129887444 gene encoding pyruvate kinase, cytosolic isozyme, which translates to MAIENNNGVPVCTVKRPKTKIVCTLGPASRSVPMVEKLLRAGMNVARFNFSHGSHEYHQETIDNLRQAMENTGILCAVMLDTKGPEIRTGFLKDGKPVQLKQGQEITVSTDYSIKGDESTICMSYKKLAEDVKPQSVILCADGTITFTVLSCDKEKGLVRCRCENTAVLGERKNVNLPGVIVDLPTLTDKDKDDILNWGVPNHIDMIALSFVRKGSDLVEVRKLLGEHAKNILLMSKVENQEGVANFDDILANSDAFMVARGDLGMEIPIEKIFLAQKVMIYKCNIQGKPVVTATQMLESMIKSPRPTRAEATDVANAVLDGTDCVMLSGETAAGAYPDLAVGTMAKICIEAESTIDYPDVFKRIMANAPVPMSPLESLASSAVRTANSAKAALILVLTRGGSTAKLVAKYRPGMPILSVVVPEIKTDSFDWTCSDESPARHSLIFRGLVPVLHAGSARASHEESTEEALYFALQHAKTKGLCKEGDSVVALHRVGTASVIKIVTVK; encoded by the exons ATGGCGATTGAAAACAACAATGGAGTACCTGTTTGTACCGTCAAGAGGCCTAAGACCAAGATAGTATGCACTTTAGGCCCTGCATCTCGATCAGTTCCCATGGTGGAGAAGCTTCTTCGGGCCGGCATGAACGTCGCCAGATTCAACTTTTCTCATGGATCTCATGAGTATCATCAGGAGACCATTGATAATCTCCGACAGGCTATGGAGAATACCGGTATTCTCTGTGCCGTTATGCTTGATACCAAG GGTCCTGAAATTCGAACAGGGTTCTTAAAAGATGGTAAGCCAGTTCAACTTAAACAGGGTCAGGAGATCACAGTCTCAACTGATTACAGCATTAAAGGTGATGAGAGTACGATATGCATGAGCTACAAAAAGTTGGCAGAGGATGTAAAGCCACAAAGTGTGATCCTCTGTGCAGATGGCACAATCACCTTTACCGTTTTGTCTTGTGACAAGGAAAAAGGTTTGGTGCGATGCCGCTGTGAGAACACTGCTGTTCTTGGTGAAAGAAAGAATGTCAATCTCCCTGGAGTAATAGTGGATCTGCCGACATTAACAGATAAAGACAAGGATGACATCTTAAACTGGGGAGTTCCCAATCATATTGATATGATTGCATTATCTTTTGTTCGTAAGGGTTCAGATCTTGTGGAGGTTCGGAAGCTGCTAGGTGAACATGCAAAGAACATCCTTCTAATGTCTAAG gtTGAAAATCAGGAAGGTGTAGCAAattttgatgatattcttgCCAACTCTGATGCATTTATGGTAGCAAGAGGTGACCTGGGAATGGAAATTCCAATTGAAAAGATATTTTTGGCTCAAAAGGTAATGATTTACAAGTGCAACATTCAAGGGAAACCTGTTGTCACAGCAACACAGATGTTGGAGTCCATGATCAAATCTCCAAGACCAACTCGTGCAGAAGCAACAGATGTTGCCAATGCTGTTCTTGATGGCACAGACTGTGTCATGCTTAGTGGTGAAACAGCTGCTGGAGCTTATCCTGATCTTGCAGTGGGAACCATGGCCAAAATTTGTATTGAAGCAGAGAGCACAATTGATTATCCAGATGTGTTCAAAAGAATCATGGCAAATGCACCAGTTCCCATGAGCCCATTGGAGAGCCTTGCGTCTTCTGCTGTTCGGACCGCTAACTCTGCAAAAGCTGCTCTTATCCTTGTGTTAACCAGGGGAGGAAGTACGGCAAAATTGGTGGCCAAGTACAGGCCTGGAATGCCTATATTATCGGTGGTTGTCCCTGAGATCAAGACTGATTCTTTTGATTGGACTTGCAGTGATGAGTCTCCAGCAAGGCATAGCCTAATCTTCAGGGGATTGGTTCCAGTTCTCCATGCAGGGTCAGCTAGGGCTTCCCATGAAGAGTCTACAGAAGAAGCACTGTATTTTGCTCTTCAACATGCCAAAACAAAAGGGTTATGCAAGGAAGGAGATTCCGTTGTAGCCCTACACCGTGTGGGAACTGCTTCTGTGATCAAGATTGTTACAGTCAAGTGA